The following are encoded together in the Cynocephalus volans isolate mCynVol1 chromosome 4, mCynVol1.pri, whole genome shotgun sequence genome:
- the LOC134374581 gene encoding large ribosomal subunit protein eL18-like, which produces MGVDICHNKDQKFWCKEPKSQDIHLRLLVKLYRFPARRTNSTFNQVVLKRLFMSHTNQPPLSLSWMIQKMKLPGWENEMAVAVGTITDDVRVQEVPKVKVCALHVTSRARSCILKAGGKILTFDRLALDFPKGCGTVLLSGPHKGQEVYRHFGQAPGTPHSHTKPYIHSKGQKFEHARG; this is translated from the coding sequence ATGGGAGTCGACATCTGCCACAACAAGGATCAAAAATTTTGGTGCAAGGAGCCCAAGAGCCAGGACATCCACCTAAGGCTGTTGGTCAAGCTGTACAGGTTTCCAGCCAGACGAACCAACTCCACCTTCAACCAAGTTGTGCTGAAGAGGTTGTTTATGAGTCACACCAACCAGCCTCCTCTGTCCCTTTCCTGGATGATCCAGAAGATGAAGCTTCCTGGCTGGGAAAACGAAATGGCTGTGGCTGTGGGGACCATAACAGATGATGTACGGGTTCAAGAGGTGCCCAAAGTAAAGGTGTGTGCACTGCATGTGACCAGCCGGGCCCGCAGCTGCATCCTCAAGGCTGGGGGCAAAATCCTCACCTTTGACCGGCTGGCTCTGGACTTCCCCAAGGGCTGTGGCACTGTCTTGCTCTCTGGACCTCACAAGGGGCAAGAGGTGTACCGGCACTTTGGCCAGGCCCCGGGAACCCCACACAGCCACACCAAACCCTACATACATTCGAAGGGACAGAAGTTCGAGCATGCCAGAGGCTGA